The Podospora bellae-mahoneyi strain CBS 112042 chromosome 7, whole genome shotgun sequence genomic sequence GAACAGGGCTGTGATAACAGCTAGTGCTTTGAGGGAAGAGGAATCTCGAGTCGAGGTAACTGCCATGCGAGCTGTCAAGATATTGTCTTCCTGCTGCATCTTGGCATAGATCTGAAACGCTCCGTTAGCAAGTTTGATCAACCATTGGAGCAGAGCAGACTCACAATATCGATCTGAGATTTGCATCGAACTTCCAACATGTGTCGTTCAGTTTCCAGGCTCTTACACAGCTGCTGCAGACTCTCGAGGTACTGCCTGATCTCATGCCAATGGGCTGACATTGGATCCTCAATGATGCGGGCACGAGCAAGACCTGTTACCGTCCGTCCAGATGCCGAGATCAAAGCGCCCTGAAGGTCGGGGCTGTCAATGTCATTCTCACTCTCGTACCTCACTTCTTCTAGCTCGTCACCTGCCCGCAAAATAACACCAACTGCCCTATCCATCCAGGTGATCGTGTCCAGCAGCTTGATAGACTTCTTGAAGGCGTCGTGTGCGTTCTTCATAAGCTCAGTGGGTCGCTTTGGATGACTGTACCCGCCGGTTGCACCTGAACTGGTCGAATGCGACCGGCTCTTTGGGCGGGAGTCGATCGTTTCGAACCCAGCCATGCGTTCAACATCTTGCTCCACCTTGGAGATGTCCTTCTCATTCTCAGCCACGGTGCGCTCAGAGAGCAAAAACTGCATCTGGAGCAAAACAACGGGCGTGACCAATGGGTGAGCCCAATGGGGTTTGCAGGCCTGCATTCGTTCGCCATACTGCTCCAAATCATCCACATCATGAATGTGCGGGTCATAGGACTGGCGCAAGAGCATTGTCGCCGTTCGGTCGGGGATGCTGTATGTGAAAGACATAAAGTCGTAGGCTGGCCGCGGCTCTGTGGAGAAGCAGAGGATGATGCTAAGCTTCTCGTGACGCTGATCCCAAAAAGTGGACTCGGTTGTGGTCCGGCGGAGATATTGGATTGTCGACGGGTGTAGTTTGAGGGCTTCGTAGTCAGCACGGGTGAGGTTCAGACCGTCGAGCGCGCCCTTTTCATCGGAGCTATAGTTCAGGCTGCGCCGCGCTATCACCTGCCTCACACGGCCTCGAAGTGCTGGATGTACGTGGTCGCCCTGGAGCACAAACTCGCCATCTCGGTCCACAGCATGGTTTTGTCGCAGAGCAAGCTCAAACATTCCACGCCCCTCCCAGTCCTCGGACAAGGCACACCGGCTCACCTCGCCGGCAGAAGACCCCGCCGAGGTTGGTTGGAACTGCTGGATGCGTGGTCTGGTGAAGGCAGCATACTCGTGATAGGTAAGCTTTGGCGCGCCTTCTTGCACCAGGATGTCGCTTTCAAGGGCGTCGGTATCGTAATAAAACATGGCTGTGTGCCGTCGCTTCCGTGTGCCGAGAGAGTTGCCCAGAACTTGGGAGCGTCAGCCAACGCGTCGCCGGCGGTGTTTTCAAGCATGTTCAAATCTTTGTGGCGGTGAGATGCCCAGACTTCCACGTGGACATCCATGACAACCCACCcttggaaaaggaggggtcGGGACGGTGATGATCACATCCACACTTTCAAGGCCGTGGCAGAAAACAAATGGCTGGATCAAAAAGACATTTTTCCATAGCCAATCGTTGGCAAGGTGTCGTTGACGAATACCCCACAGAATCCCCACAAGGAGCCGCATCAACCCGTGGCGCTACATCATTTTGGGATGATGGTCCATAATTGCTGTTTTCAGCCTGAACAACTGTCTTCACAACATTCACAAACTCACGAGAATTCACAATTAAGGTGCTGAGGCAAGCTTGACAAGCTTTTAGAAACAGGATCGCTTTCTTGGCGGAGGACGATACATATGGAAGCTTCGATGTTGTTCATTTGTCCCCAGAAAGGAAACCTGGAAGCTTGGAAGCTGAGATCTTCACCCATCAACGAGAATGATGTTTTTCCTTAGGGTTCAAGCCACAACAGTGTCCAATTTCCAATTTCCTTTTTTGGAGTCTTCGATGGGCTGGATGGCCTCACACTGTGGCTTTGTGTGTTGCTCAAAAGTCAAGGCACCAAACGGAGACGGGTGTAATCCAGTAGGCTTTTAATCCGTCCCCGATGCTTTTCACTACGCTTTCCCATAGAGCAGGGCAGATGTTGATAATTGTTGTTATTAAGTACAAGTTAATCAACTCCAAAGAGCAACAACACCTTTTCCATATCTTTTACATGTCGACCTCAGGGCCAAAGCCCTAAACACCTGACTGCCAACCACAGGAGTATTGCTCCCACAAGGTACTTGTTCATGTACGATGCCCTTTCAGCAAACAGCCACCGTCATCGTTTCCCCAGACCATTTCTGCTCACATGTCTCCACCTCACCCTTGGCAACGTCTTGGACCCCTGTACCCCTGAACCAAACAAAATACGATATAAACTTTGCTCACgcaatcctcctccaagcaggctccctcttttccacctcttccccctccctcctcctcaacccgcTATCCAGCTTCGGCAGATACGGACTCGTCTTGGCATATCGCCTCCACGCATCGCAATTCGGCACCAGCTGATCCAACGGCATCATCCTCTTGATCtcatccttcctctccaagaaCTGCACCCCCAGACCCATAGCCACATGCCACCCGATATGGCAATGCATCAGCCACACACCAGGGTTATCAGTCTTGTACCCAATCACCAGCCAGCTATTCCCCGGCATCTGCACCACGTCTCGTCGAatggggttgttgaacgTGAGCTGGCTTTTCATcgtgttgatgttgaaggtaCCCGACCCGATGCCAAGGGTGAGAAAATCGTGGccgtggaggtggatgggatggggcAAGGCGAAGTCGTTTTGGATGACCCAAAAGACCCACTGGTCGGCTTGGGGGACGTCGATGAGGTTTGCCGCTCCCGGCCAGGAGCTGTTGTTCTCGAGGACGTACtcgaggatggggtggtcCCActcgatgttgatgggggtgttCTTGACGCGCCACTCAAACACCTGGCCCCGGCCGTGGTTGGGGAACTCGAGGGTGACGGGGAGGGTTCCGACCGCGGAGCCGGcaaaggcggtggagggcACGGTgcgggtgaggatgggagagAAGCCGGTCTCGCCGTTGCAGGTGGCGACACGGGGAGTGCCGCGGTTCGTcgggagggcggtggtgctcGCGCCTTGGTAGCTGATGATGGCGGCCGGGAAAAGATTACGGGATCGACCGcagttgttgttggcttCGAGAGTGGCATTAAGCCAGTAGTTGCCCACAGCTTGGTTGGCCTCGATGATGACATCGTAGCGCTGGCCCACGGCCATGAAAAGGGAAGAGCGCACGACTGGATTGACTGGAACAAGATCGTTCGTAATCACAGTGAAGTTGTGGCCTACGAGAGAGATAACAAAGGAGTTGTCGACACTGGCATTGATGAGGCGGAGAAGATGTTTCTTGCCGGGGGTGAGAGTGAGACGGTCGTAAGAGCCCCCACGGCTTGCGCCAAGTGGATGAATGTTCTTGCCTCTGAAGAGGATATTGTCGCTGTCAGGAGGAGGTCCATTGCTGACCAACTCGGCTCGCAAGTGAAGTCGATCAGCAGTTTCGTGATAATAGTCATTGATCATGTAAGGACCGAGGTCGATGTCATAGTTGGCCGCTGCAGGGCCACGCACGATCAAGGGTCCTACAACACCATTACCATATTGGTTGGAATAATGGCTGTGATACCACGAGGTGCCATATTGGGTGACGTGGAAATCATATGTCTTCATGGATCCAGGTGGGATAGGACACTCGGTCACTCCGTTGGCACCATCCTGGTTACTTTCGCCGTACTGGCGAATTCCATGCCAGTGAATAGACGTTCTAGTCACGAGTCAGAAATTAATACAACAGCCATTGACGGCAAGTATATCGTACCCGTTGTCTTGCATGTCATTGTACACATTGACAATGATATAGTCACCCCAATCAGCTTCAATCGTGGGTCCAGGGAATTGGTCTGCCAGCATGTTAGAAAGCGACATCAGACAAGAGTGAATGGATGATAACGTGCTATTGATGAGCATCGCTGGTTTCCTGACACCATCCGGACCAAGCCAATTCGTGACATTGGTGATGTGAAAGTCGTACTATACAAAGTATGAGTTCAAGTCAGAAGTTGGCGATAAGATGAGGGGACCACCTACCACTCGGTTGTTAAATGCTggtgggttgatgttgtcatAATCTGTGCTGATGTTCCAGTTATTCTTCCAACACCGTCGATTTGTGGCATTATTTTGCCCGCATGGCTTGCCTCCGGGTATGATGGTctgtcgggggaggaggtgtatgactggagagggtgctggtgaAGCCACAACTAGTGCAGCAGTGGCCAGCAATACTGCCGAAACTTTGGTGAGCCccaacatgatgatgggcttgaaGAAGGCAAAGGTTTTGAtaaagtaggtaggtagacaAGAGGGTTATGAGAaccatggtggtgaaggagccCAAATTTATACCTGTTCCCTTTACGATGCGGCACGGACAGGAAGTGCTACTGGCCTACCTCCACAGCATGATCGGATGCACAGAACACCATAGTATCTTGTCTCGTTTCCGTCTTGCATCCCAAGATAGTATCCCCAATGTTCTCGGTACTGCATGTTTACGGTCTCAGGCTATGAAACCAAGTCCGAAGTTCGCAGCCCACTTGTCAGAGACGGGATTTTAGGAGAGGGGGATGCAGATCCCAGTCTGCTTGTGAGCCTTGGCTGCTTTTCCGTTAGTCCACCACATGACGCATGTCAGAGCATGAACTATCTCTCACaacttgttggtgatggtgaagtgGGCAGCCGGCCCGGTAAGACGGTCCGATTCCATGGTTTGCTGAGGGACCCTGACTTTGATGGAGAATACGGGCCTATGAAAGCGTATCACAAGCGAAAATAAGGAAAAAAGTAACAAGCCACAATGCAAGACGAGCAGCAATAGTCTGCCTCGAGTTTGTGAGGCTGAAGGAACCCGTCTCTTCTCTGCATGGAACTATCAGGGGGTCAGCATCAGCTTGGTTCGAGGAGGACTGATAGGATGCGCCAACGCATTCCAGCCCATGTACAACCGGCACCGTAGAGTGTGTTTGGGTCCCGGAAAGCCAAGATTGGACTACATATAGAGACCGGATGGTGCCGTGTGGGGGTCAGCCATTCCAGTCAAAGAAGACCTTCAGCGTGCTATCAACACTTGAGATGAATGCGCGGTTGCTCTGATAGTGGACGCTCAAGGCAACCACTTCTGCCAGTCAAGCAGTGTTGACCATCTGATTACGACCTCATGAGAAGCGACGGTCCCGAGTGCAAGACAAAGTTGCCGTTACTATTTTTGGTCTTGATCAGGGCTACCGTAGGTAGGTGTGGGATGTCTGTCAATGACAGACAGATCTGTGTTCCGAGGCGGTTGGCCAATCATGTGTAGTTGACAACTCGAAGCAAAGTATTCGTAGCACCGGCTCTGCCGAAAGTACTACCGTGG encodes the following:
- a CDS encoding hypothetical protein (EggNog:ENOG503PB0X) — protein: MFYYDTDALESDILVQEGAPKLTYHEYAAFTRPRIQQFQPTSAGSSAGEVSRCALSEDWEGRGMFELALRQNHAVDRDGEFVLQGDHVHPALRGRVRQVIARRSLNYSSDEKGALDGLNLTRADYEALKLHPSTIQYLRRTTTESTFWDQRHEKLSIILCFSTEPRPAYDFMSFTYSIPDRTATMLLRQSYDPHIHDVDDLEQYGERMQACKPHWAHPLVTPVVLLQMQFLLSERTVAENEKDISKVEQDVERMAGFETIDSRPKSRSHSTSSGATGGYSHPKRPTELMKNAHDAFKKSIKLLDTITWMDRAVGVILRAGDELEEVRYESENDIDSPDLQGALISASGRTVTGLARARIIEDPMSAHWHEIRQYLESLQQLCKSLETERHMLEVRCKSQIDIIYAKMQQEDNILTARMAVTSTRDSSSLKALAVITALFLPGDFIASLLGMAMFEKWNDEEYDGDRLPETPERFWLYWALALPLTFIIFILWRTWWVSQDRFFRQHLSKELSEERYWTEDRRPRKLDHSFIRDFFTLSARRDEKADIPPPSPDLSRAQLAAESSSKTPSPPAPVFNLKRIAFAGTDTRRSKRNAFRGHSAV
- a CDS encoding hypothetical protein (CAZy:AA1; EggNog:ENOG503NVU0; COG:Q); its protein translation is MLGLTKVSAVLLATAALVVASPAPSPVIHLLPRQTIIPGGKPCGQNNATNRRCWKNNWNISTDYDNINPPAFNNRVYDFHITNVTNWLGPDGVRKPAMLINNQFPGPTIEADWGDYIIVNVYNDMQDNGTSIHWHGIRQYGESNQDGANGVTECPIPPGSMKTYDFHVTQYGTSWYHSHYSNQYGNGVVGPLIVRGPAAANYDIDLGPYMINDYYHETADRLHLRAELVSNGPPPDSDNILFRGKNIHPLGASRGGSYDRLTLTPGKKHLLRLINASVDNSFVISLVGHNFTVITNDLVPVNPVVRSSLFMAVGQRYDVIIEANQAVGNYWLNATLEANNNCGRSRNLFPAAIISYQGASTTALPTNRGTPRVATCNGETGFSPILTRTVPSTAFAGSAVGTLPVTLEFPNHGRGQVFEWRVKNTPINIEWDHPILEYVLENNSSWPGAANLIDVPQADQWVFWVIQNDFALPHPIHLHGHDFLTLGIGSGTFNINTMKSQLTFNNPIRRDVVQMPGNSWLVIGYKTDNPGVWLMHCHIGWHVAMGLGVQFLERKDEIKRMMPLDQLVPNCDAWRRYAKTSPYLPKLDSGLRRREGEEVEKREPAWRRIA